The sequence AGTTTCAAAATCAACATCTGGAAAGTTAGGTTCAGTTTTGATTGTAATATTAGATGCAGAACAATTATTGACTTCGACATTTGAAATTTGTTTTGAATCATTAATCTTCAGACCAAACTCATCCGTATAAGATTTATTCGTTATCGAATCTGCAATGATTTGAGGCATTATAAGATTAGAGTTTTGtaccaaattaattttatttgtttcaatagCACTGTGGGCAACACACGCAGCAGAAATGCAGCAGTGCAGACCAGCTGTTAGTTGTGAATTACAATTGATGCTAACTATTTTGATGTTATTTAAATGATTAGTTTTGTTTTCTTTGGCATgtgttattatgttattttcaTTTGTATTTACTTGCGGCGAATCAGTCTCATCTGAAGCGTCATCGCTACCGAATTTCACAGAAGCGATTTGAACAGCATCTTGGGGTTGTGTGACTGCATTTGTTCCAGTTTTTCGTTTTGATTCTGGTGGCAAATTTTGCATCATTGAGTACCTGAAATGtttgattttgattaaattaggtacctacatagtaatGAATGGCACGTTCTGTAATCTAGCAGATTTTAtagcattttaaattttaaagttacagtATAAAATGTTAAAGAAAAACCATGAAAAACCATAGATTCAGCCAATCATAATTAttgacttttttatttatttatatttatattgtagcaacgattgatgcagtttttccaTAACTAACCAGAAAAGGACCAGAATTGTAGTTCGCAGAACTGTTGTGTTGCTGTCACAACCTTAACTCGAGGCAGCAGGTCGTTCCACTCTCGCTACTGCGACCTCTGTACATAGTTACCTCTCTAGTAAATCTGCTTCTTTTTTGACGACGACTCGTATGTTAGCCTCTTACCGCGCCAGTAGCTCAGGGTTTCTGTCACAACCTTGCCTCGAGACAGCAAGTCACTCCACTCTCGCCTCTGAGACCTCTGTAGTTACCTCTCTAGTATATCCGCTTCTTTCTTGATGGCGACTCGTCTGTTGGCTTCTAACCGCGCCAGTAGCTCAGGGTCGTTGTCGGCCGGGTCATCGTCACACTGTTCTGACTTGACTCGAGACAACAGGTCACTCCACTCTCACCTCTGAGACCTCTATAGTTACCTCTCTAGTATATCCGCTTCTTTCTTGATGGCGACTCGTCTGTTGGCTTCTAACCGCGCCAGCAGCTCAGGGTCGTTGTCGGCCGGGTCATCGTCACACTGTTCCGACTTGACTCGAGACAACAGGTCACTCCACTGTCACCTCTGAGACCTCTGTAGTTACCTCTCTAGTATATCCGTTTCTTTCTTGATGGCGACTCGTCTGTTGGCCTCCAACCGCGCCAGTAGCTCAGGGTCGTTGTCGGCCGGGTCATCGTCACACTGTTCCGACTTGACTCGAGACAACAGGTCACTCCACTCTCACCTCTGAGACCTCTATAGTTACCTCTCTAGTATATCCGCTTCTTTCTTGATGGCAACTCGTCTGTTGGCTTCTAACCGCGCCAGCAGCTCAGGGTCGTTGTCGGCCGGGTCATCGTCACACTGTTCCGACTTGACTCGAGACAACAGGTCACTCCACTGTCACCTCTGAGACCTCTGTAGTTACCTCTCTAGTATATCCTTTTCTTTCTTGATGGCGACTCGTCTGTTGGCCTCCAACCGCGCCAGTAGCTCAGGGTCGTTGTCGGCCGGGTCATCGTCACACTGTTCCGACTTGACTCGAGACAACAGGTCACTCCACTCTCGCTTCTGACGGCGTTTTTGAAGCGCGCGACCGCAGTGTGTGAACAGGGCACTCGCTGGATACGTAAGTatgaataggtaagtattttaaagaatacaagtgaaatataaataaatataaaagaaaaaggtgactgactgactgatctatcaacagacagctcaaactactggacagatcgagctgaggcatgcagatagctataatgaCGTACATAGTAGGcatccactaagaaaagatttttaaactgaaaaaactgtttacaattatgtacttttaaaaggTAACTAAATAAACATTATAACTGAGATTATTTCAAAGTGTTATTTATATACGCTTCTTTCTCGATGGCGACTTGTCTGTTGGTTTCTAACTGTTCAATAAGACATCAgtcaaaataaactttaaaaaaaactattattttattcacttttaGCCAATTTTGAACTGATCGGTTTCAGCCTGAAATCGACCTTTAGTCGGATACTAACTACATATTACTATAtcgtttaaaatatttcatagacTTTTACCTTCTCGCATAACTTGTAATTTATTCCAACCAAGGTTATCGTTCACATTCGCCGTTTCCACACACTTGACCACATCATTGAAGTCGGGGAATGGTGGGTTGCCGTCCTCACCAATGTTCCTATTGAGGAAGGACTCTAAGCTCTTCACGGGGCCTGGCGGGTGTCCTTCTATGGCTGTGAGTCTCACTTCGCGCCTCTTTGTCGCCTCAGCTCCCGTTAGAGTGCAAAGCTCTTTGTACAGTTTTACTATTTTCTCTTTATATCTACAAAAATACTTTATGGTTAAACTTAAACTGTTATGAAGTCAATTTACAGTGAATATCTTTATAGCGAATAATCATCTATTTAACGACAAACTTAGAAATTGCTAAGGTTCGTTTGGTTTACATTGTTACTCTTTTACTTTTcgtttaacaaaaactatttataacGCGATAAAATAAGAAAGTTTTCCAAACACTGCATAGCAGAAcaaaaagattccaacgaattgagaacctcctcctattttcgtagtcggttaaaaatggtcCAGTAGGATTCAAAGGACCCTGAGCCTAAAGTATGGAGAATGTGATTTCAGTTGAATATCCTTTGCCGGCTGAGAAGTTAGTCACAATTTGCGTTGCAATGCCATATTATATTTTGGGTCATATTTTTCTGCTGTCTCTATTTTGAATGCCTTTGATTGAATAAAATGGCCGCTGTTGTGTGATTTTGGTGGTCTGTTTAAAATTGGAATAAATTGCATTTTAGTGTGATTCTACTTAAAATGGAGTAGATAACGGATGATTCGATTTGACTTTTTCATTCAAAACAAggaatcaattaatttaataactaCCCCATTTAATCAAGTCTACGTGGATGAATATGTATAACAAACTAATGAAGCCTGttttcctaataatattataatcctaatcctaatcttaatcttaatatatatatttatattataaatatgaaagtgtggatgtttggatgtttgttactcaatcacgcaaaaacggctgaacggatttggatgaaatttggaatggagatagattataccctggattaacacataggctagtttttatcctggaaaatcaaagagttcccgcagcattttgaaaaatgtaaatccacgcggacgaagtcgcgggcatcagctagtgaataaataaaaatcaatgctTCTGATCTACCAAAAAGATTGAATCGAactataaatatacatatataattttTGCCAGAACTAACTTATTACTCCTTATGTAAGGTGAACTGAAATTATCATCAGTGACTTCTTGTTCCTCCAATTTAACTATCAATTCTTTATATCTAGCTATCTCTGATTCAAGtaattcaatattatattttaactttattgatTCTGTGAACTGTAGAGGTTTATCTTCCACTGAGAAATCAAATACTTTCTGAGGCACTAATAGTTTTTCTGGACTTCTATGTGAAAAATGACCTTTACTTtgtattaataaattgttttcattattttttgcaaaACAATAACCACTTTCTTCGGCTGTGTGACTTTGTTTTTCATCATCAATATTCATTGATACATCTTCTGTATTGTCTGCATGTGATTTATGACAGTTTGCATTTTTAGAACTTTCACTATTATTGTTGGCATTTTCCGAACTTGTGGTACCAATATTATTGTCACTT comes from Maniola jurtina chromosome 17, ilManJurt1.1, whole genome shotgun sequence and encodes:
- the LOC123874050 gene encoding uncharacterized protein LOC123874050 translates to MCSRGEIVDLVDLSDNDDDCVMESVVYKPKKKNDHIIYDNIYNENPLLAEIIEKCLNLESSEGMLRVVNKTLLEIYKEADPKFKSSSEFETVLKKTLIRLDKDPYHKFSHIKDLCETLRSSKFKKRVQLITLDKKVRKKSFAKLALKRKSYLERKSKKQKTDVIDLDKYEETPYIDLDQNDSIQDGPIVIDDEKENNSSQENSDCSMEIDSDPPTVHDDGKMHNHTGNKNSKVLNSQKVNEGTILNIDDEKENQSSQENYDCFIEINANDLRIHDNRQSDNNIGTTSSENANNNSESSKNANCHKSHADNTEDVSMNIDDEKQSHTAEESGYCFAKNNENNLLIQSKGHFSHRSPEKLLVPQKVFDFSVEDKPLQFTESIKLKYNIELLESEIARYKELIVKLEEQEVTDDNFSSPYIRSNKYKEKIVKLYKELCTLTGAEATKRREVRLTAIEGHPPGPVKSLESFLNRNIGEDGNPPFPDFNDVVKCVETANVNDNLGWNKLQVMREASALFTHCGRALQKRRQKREWSDLLSRVKSEQCDDDPADNDPELLARLEANRRVAIKKEKDILESDLLSRVKSEQCDDDPADNDPELLARLEANRRVAIKKEADILERYSMMQNLPPESKRKTGTNAVTQPQDAVQIASVKFGSDDASDETDSPQVNTNENNIITHAKENKTNHLNNIKIVSINCNSQLTAGLHCCISAACVAHSAIETNKINLVQNSNLIMPQIIADSITNKSYTDEFGLKINDSKQISNVEVNNCSASNITIKTEPNFPDVDFETNVALNETNVSSVAFESNVEANCESNLKSDVGDVNFESNVATNKTHVSRMTFESNVEANCESNIKSDVGDVNFESNAAINKTPVAKLPFESNVEANCESNTKSNVEEINFEINVVTNESHISRLTESNVEDDNLKANILEVKIEPNIEQLNTQSNAEEHFESNSEEVNSIEASVKTEFNEGNIKTEPTENVARILQDFGDNYTVSIFDIADPFLIVEISDSSDDED